Part of the Paenibacillus guangzhouensis genome is shown below.
GATTGCTTGTCATTCAGCTGCAGTCGAAGCGAGAACAGATGCGTATTCCACTGATTAAGCGCCTTGCGTACCCAGATGTTCGGAAGTGTAATGTTGCCGCCTTCCAGCGCCATCACATCGGGGATGTAGGTGTGCACGACGTCAGTCTTCCGTACCTTGAGCTGCTGATACTGGTTATATTCATACATCGTCTGCTGCCCTGAACTGTATAAGATGAGGTTGCTAATATCCTCGTCGTCCTCCATCTTGTTCTTGAAATATTGCAGCGTCTCCGACCATACACTGTTCGAATTCTTGTAATATTGATCGAGATTATACTGGATATACTCATAGAACGGATGTTCCAGGAAATACGTCACGCCTGCTGACAAGGCCGAATCGCGGTACACGCCTTCGACCATCATATGCACGGCATCATACTTCGACGAGATATAGCTATTGACGCGCTGCATCGCTTGCTGCTGACTTTCCAGCTCTCGGTTAATGACCGTCTCTGACATCGAGCGGAACATGAGATAAGAGAACGTAATGATGGTCACGATCGTGATGAAGGAGAACAGAAGAATCAGCTTCATGAACAAGTTGTTTTGAAAATAAGTGCGGTAGAGGCTGCCTAATTTCATGCTGTACATCCCTTCATTCGTAGTCAGTAGTTGATTATATCACGACTTGTACAGAAGTCGAAATGACGCGAAATGACCAGAAACCATCCCATTTGTTCTTCATCGGTATCGATATCGATTTTTTGAATACAAAAAAACGACCCAAGGAATCTTTCCTTGGATCGTTCACATTGCTTCTATACATCTACTTCTCGCGGGCTTCCTCATCGTTGCTACCCTAGCAAGAATAGCATTTAAGGCATGTTCACGCCTCTTGAACTAACGTAGAGCTGATACCACTCTTCGCGTGTCATCAACTGCGCTTGACGCTCCGCATCCTTCGTTGCCAGAATACGTTCAACATTAGCCGAACCAATGACAGGCTGAATACCTGCCGGGTGACGCATTAACCAACCGAGGACGATCGCCTCTGGCGTCGTATTTTTCTCAGCAGCCATCCGCTGTACCATCGCTGCGGTCGCTTGAATGTTCGCAGGCTCGCCTTCCACGCTGCGACCAGTTAATCGTCCTTGTGCAAGCGGTGCCCACGCTTGGATCTGAACCTTTTCCATCTGGCAATATTCCATCAGACCCTCAGCGAAGTTCACGTTCACGCCTGCTTGTTGATTCACATGAACCCCTTGATCAAGCCAATCGAGCTTCGCAAGACTCATCTCCAGCTGATTCACTACCAGCGGCTCGGTTAGTGCGCTATTTAAGAATTTGATTTGCGACGCACTCATATTCGATACACCGAAATAACGAACTTTACCCGATGCTTTTAATTGTCCGAACGCTTCTGCTACTTCATCAGGCTCCATCAGCGGGTCTGGACGGTGCAACAGCAGAACATCCAGGTAGTCCACGTTCAGACGCTGCATGGATGCATCCACAGAAGATAGAATATGCTCTTTCGAGAAGTCAAATCGTCCAGGTACATCGCCTTCCGCGAATCGAATCCCGCATTTGGTCTGGATCACGAGTTGTTCGCGCAGCTCTGGTCTGCTCTTCAGAATGCGGCCGAATGCTTCTTCCGCCTTCCCCATGGTGTAGATATTCGCATGATCGATCATGGAGATGCCGATGGACATCGCCGC
Proteins encoded:
- a CDS encoding aldo/keto reductase; the encoded protein is MKIIPLQQRGIAASRVIMGCMPFGGGWNRDPLLTEDVLKAEKALDAAMSIGISMIDHANIYTMGKAEEAFGRILKSRPELREQLVIQTKCGIRFAEGDVPGRFDFSKEHILSSVDASMQRLNVDYLDVLLLHRPDPLMEPDEVAEAFGQLKASGKVRYFGVSNMSASQIKFLNSALTEPLVVNQLEMSLAKLDWLDQGVHVNQQAGVNVNFAEGLMEYCQMEKVQIQAWAPLAQGRLTGRSVEGEPANIQATAAMVQRMAAEKNTTPEAIVLGWLMRHPAGIQPVIGSANVERILATKDAERQAQLMTREEWYQLYVSSRGVNMP